One stretch of Akkermansia sp. RCC_12PD DNA includes these proteins:
- a CDS encoding Amuc_1100 family pilus-like protein, with protein MSNWITDNKPAATVAGVGLLLFLGLSVAGYMANSERSDLDKKIKTASQEIKSANAAPITPSRTSNKELEKELNRYAKAIGNLETAYKPFMASSVLTPTTPTAFQNELKAFRESLIASCKKKNIQITDTSSWLGFQLYSTQAPSVQATPTLTFEMKAINSLVNKLTDCGLTKFIKVYRSQLPIENPARNLEEEEDSDLKAPWTGMPLEIAFQGDRGSVLKAMNAITDSQEYLFTVNSIRIRNERMMPPPITNPAAAQPAAAQPQTGVASLTPAGETAAPAEPPIQQIIKPYMGKEQVMVQVSLNLVHFAQPKVQEPSED; from the coding sequence ATGAGCAACTGGATTACAGACAACAAGCCTGCCGCTACGGTAGCGGGTGTGGGGCTTCTCTTATTCCTTGGGCTGTCCGTGGCTGGGTACATGGCTAATTCCGAACGCAGCGACCTGGACAAGAAGATCAAAACCGCTTCTCAGGAAATCAAGTCGGCCAACGCCGCGCCAATTACACCGAGCCGCACGTCCAACAAGGAACTGGAAAAGGAATTGAACCGCTATGCCAAGGCCATCGGCAATCTGGAAACGGCCTACAAACCCTTCATGGCTTCCTCCGTGCTGACGCCCACCACCCCCACGGCGTTCCAGAATGAACTGAAGGCCTTCCGGGAATCCCTGATAGCCTCCTGCAAGAAGAAAAACATCCAGATTACGGATACTTCTTCCTGGCTTGGCTTCCAGCTTTACAGCACCCAGGCTCCCTCCGTGCAGGCTACGCCCACGCTGACCTTTGAAATGAAGGCCATCAACAGCCTGGTCAACAAGCTCACGGATTGCGGACTGACCAAATTCATCAAGGTTTACCGTTCCCAGCTTCCCATTGAAAACCCGGCGCGTAACTTGGAAGAGGAGGAAGATTCAGATCTGAAGGCTCCCTGGACGGGCATGCCGCTGGAAATCGCCTTCCAGGGAGATCGGGGAAGCGTCCTGAAAGCCATGAACGCCATTACGGATTCCCAGGAATACCTGTTCACGGTCAATTCTATCAGAATCCGCAACGAACGGATGATGCCGCCGCCCATCACCAATCCGGCAGCCGCACAGCCTGCCGCCGCACAGCCCCAGACGGGAGTGGCGAGCCTGACGCCGGCAGGGGAAACGGCTGCTCCGGCGGAACCGCCCATCCAGCAAATAATCAAGCCCTACATGGGCAAGGAACAGGTCATGGTCCAG